A single window of Lacerta agilis isolate rLacAgi1 chromosome 12, rLacAgi1.pri, whole genome shotgun sequence DNA harbors:
- the CRTAP gene encoding cartilage-associated protein: MWRFVCARRRRPLLQLLAAPALLLLLLCLRAPGCRAQFERYSFRSFPRDELMPLESAYRYGLDQYGAEKWPESVSYLEVSLRLHRLLRDSEAFCHVNCSSARARDYEGGGGGGGEPGRFDGFAELRFFGDLLRRAQCLKRCKQGLPAFRQSQPSREVLAEFQQREPYKFLQFAYFKANNFPKAIAAAHTFLLKHPEDEMMKRNMAYYKSMPDAEDHIKDLEMKSYENLFIRAVKAYNGENWRTSITDMELALPDFYKAYDDCIAACEGSREITDFKEFYLSIADHYVEVLECKLKCEIDLTPVIGGYVVEKFVATMYHYLQFAYYKLNDLRNAASCVVSYMLFDQTDGVMKQNLVYYQYHKDKWGLTDEDFKPRPEAVRYYNITTLQREMYEFAKEHVMDDDEGEVVEYLDELLEVDGGTQ, from the exons ATGTGGCGCTTCGTTtgcgcgcggcggcggcggccgctgcttcagcttctggcggcgccggcgctgctgcttctgctgctttgcCTGCGCGCTCCGGGCTGCCGGGCGCAATTCGAGCGCTACAGCTTCCGCAGCTTCCCCCGCGACGAGCTGATGCCCTTGGAGTCCGCCTACCGCTACGGCCTGGACCAGTACGGAGCCGAGAAGTGGCCCGAGAGCGTCAGCTACCTCGAGGTCAGCCTGAGGCTGCACCGCTTGCTGAGGGACAGCGAGGCCTTCTGCCACGTCAACTGCAGCTCGGCCCGAGCCCGGGACTatgagggcggcggcggcggcggcggcgagcccGGGCGCTTCGACGGCTTCGCGGAGCTGCGCTTCTTCGGCGACCTGCTGCGCCGCGCGCAGTGTCTTAAGCGCTGCAAGCAGGGCCTGCCGGCCTTCCGCCAGTCGCAGCCCAGCCGGGAGGTGCTGGCCGAGTTCCAGCAGCGGGAGCCCTACAAGTTCCTGCAGTTCGCCTACTTCAAG GCAAACAACTTCCCAAAAGCCATTGCAGCAGCACACACATTTCTCCTGAAACATCCTGAAGATGAGATGATGAAAAGGAATATGGCATACTACAAAAGCATGCCTGATGCTGAGGACCATATTAAAGATTTGGAAATGAAATCATATGAG AATCTCTTTATCAGGGCAGTAAAGGCCTACAATGGAGAAAATTGGAGGACTTCCATCACAGACATGGAGCTGGCACTTCCTGATTTCTACAAAGCCTATGATGATTGCATAGCTGCCTGTGAAGGCTCCCGGGAGATCACGGATTTTAAAGAGTTCTATCTGTCCATAGCAG ATCACTACGTTGAAGTTCTTGAGTGCAAACTGAAGTGCGAAATTGATCTCACGCCCGTCATAGGAGGCTATGTTGTGGAGAAATTTGTAGCAACTATGTATCACTACTTGCAGTTTGCCTATTATAAAT TGAACGATCTGAGAAATGCCGCTTCGTGCGTTGTTAGCTACATGCTCTTTGACCAGACGGACGGAGTGATGAAACAGAATCTAGTCTATTATCAATACCATAAAGACAAATGGGGACTCACAGATGAAGATTTCAAACCTAGACCT GAAGCTGTTCGGTATTACAACATAACAACACTTCAAAGAGAAATGTATGAATTTGCTAAAGAGCACGTGATGGATGATGATGAA GGTGAAGTAGTAGAATACCTTGATGAACTCTTGGAAGTGGATGGCGGAACACAGTGA